CGGGCCTCAGCCAGGATTGCCCGGGTGGCCTTCGAGCGGGCCCGGGCCAGGCAGGCCGCGTCTGCCCGCCCCGGGCGCTCGCCCCGGGTCACGGTGGTCCACAAGGCCAACGTCCTTCCCCTGACCGACGGCCTTTTCCGGGAGACGGCCCTGGCCGTGGCCGCGGATTACCCCGATGTGGCGGTGGAGGAGCAGATCGTGGACTCCATGGCCTACCGGCTCATCCGGGAGCCCCAGCGCTATGACGTGATCCTGGCGCCCAACCTGTACGGTGACATCCTGAGCGATGCCGCCGCCGCGCTGGTGGGCGGGCTGGGGCTGGTGGCCAGCGCCAACGTAGGGGATCGTTTTGTGGTGGCGGAGCCGGTCCACGGCAGCGCGCCGGACATCGCCGGCCAGGGCATCGCCAACCCGGTGGCCACCGTGCGGGCGGCTGCCCTGCTGCTGGCGGCCCTGGGCGAGCCCGAGGCAGCCGGCCGGATAGAACGGGCAGTGGGCCGGGTGTTGGCCGATGGGATCTGGACGCCGGACCTGGGCGGCACTGCCCGCACCGGGCAGGTCACCCGGGCCATCATCCAGGCCCTGCAGTCATCGTAGTTTGAGTCGTGCACCATGCCGACGGGAAGTCGGCATCCGCCGATGCCGGGCCAGAGCGTGCTCTGCGTCTCTGCAGTGTTCTTGCAGTAGAGTTATTTATCACGAATCACAAAAAGAGGAGCTAACCCATGTCATTGCAAACCGTCTCCGGCACTGCCGAGTGCCCTGAATGTTTTGCGGAGATCGAGCTGGTGGATGTGATGGAGAACGAGATCACCCAGTGCCCCGAGTGTGGCGCGGATCTGGAGGTGGTCAGCATCGATCCGTTACAACTGGAACTGGCCCCGGAAGAAGAAGAGGACTGGGGAGAATAACGCCATGAAAGTGGGCATCCTGTACAGCCGCGTGCGCGTCGAAGAAAAACTACTCTTCGAGGCGTTTCAAAAACGTGGCGTGGAGTTCGACCTGCTGGACGACCGGGAGCTGATCTTCGAGATTAC
The DNA window shown above is from Litorilinea aerophila and carries:
- a CDS encoding isocitrate/isopropylmalate dehydrogenase family protein, translating into MNLQKEDAPDRRRYRIALIPGDGIGGEVVPAARQVLESLGLDLTFVELAAGWETFQREGTALPAETLAALERCHGALFGAVSSPSHRVEGYTSPIIALRRHLDLYANLRPVVSAPVPGSQPDVDLLIVRENTECLYVKQEQLEDDGETAVARRVITRRASARIARVAFERARARQAASARPGRSPRVTVVHKANVLPLTDGLFRETALAVAADYPDVAVEEQIVDSMAYRLIREPQRYDVILAPNLYGDILSDAAAALVGGLGLVASANVGDRFVVAEPVHGSAPDIAGQGIANPVATVRAAALLLAALGEPEAAGRIERAVGRVLADGIWTPDLGGTARTGQVTRAIIQALQSS
- the lysW gene encoding lysine biosynthesis protein LysW, encoding MSLQTVSGTAECPECFAEIELVDVMENEITQCPECGADLEVVSIDPLQLELAPEEEEDWGE